A genomic region of Phocoena sinus isolate mPhoSin1 chromosome 18, mPhoSin1.pri, whole genome shotgun sequence contains the following coding sequences:
- the LAMP1 gene encoding lysosome-associated membrane glycoprotein 1 isoform X1 — MAAPGGSRRWPLLLLLFAGLVHGASAVFVVKDGNGTACIMADFSAAFLISYDTQNGSKNVTFELPASAEVLNSSSCGKGNASDSSLVIAFGRGHTLTLNFTRNATRYSVQLMRFVYNLSDTGIFPDSSSKETKTVESVTDIKADINKKYRCVSGKQISLHNVTLTLRDATIQAYLSNGNFSREETHCEQDGPSPPTPTAPPRPSPTPAPESPSVSKYNVSGTNGTCLLASMGLQLNITYRTRGNTTVTREFNIDPNKTTFGGSCTAQLVTLALRSGNLLLVLQFAMNASSSRVFLQEVQLNMTLPDAREPTFWATNNSLRALQAAAGNSYKCNAEERVQVTEAFFLNIFRVWVQAFHVDGDRFGPVEECQRDARSMLVPVAVGGALAALVLVVLIAYLIGRKRSHAGYQTI, encoded by the exons CAGGCCTCGTGCATGGTGCGTCAGCTGTGTTTGTGGTGAAAGATGGCAACGGGACAGCTTGTATCATGGCCGACTTCTCTGCTGCCTTCCTGATCAGCTATGACACCCAGAACGGTTCTAAG AACGTGACCTTTGAGCTGCCGGCCAGTGCAGAAGTATTAAATAGCAGCTCTTGTGGCAAAGGAAATGCTTCTGACTCCAGTCTCGTGATCGCTTTTGGAAGAGGCCATACGCTGACCCTCAATTTCACAAGAAATGCAACACGTTACAGTGTCCAGCTGATGCGTTTTGTTTATAACTTGTCAGATACAGGGATTTTCCCCGATTCGAGCTCCAAGG AAACCAAGACTGTGGAATCCGTAACCGACATCAAGGCAGACATAAATAAAAAGTACAGGTGTGTGAGCGGCAAGCAGATCAGCCTACACAACGTGACCCTCACGCTCCGTGACGCCACCATTCAGGCCTACCTCTCCAACGGCAACTTCAGCAGGGAGG AGACGCACTGCGAGCAAGACGGGCCCTCGCCGCCCACCCCGACGGCGCCACCCCGGCCCTCGCCCACTCCGGCGCCCGAGAGCCCCTCGGTGTCCAAGTACAACGTGAGTGGCACCAACGGGACCTGCCTGCTGGCCAGCATGGGACTGCAGCTGAACATCACCTACAGGACAAGGGGCAACACG ACGGTGACCAGAGAGTTCAACATCGACCCCAACAAGACCACCTTCGGGGGGAGCTGCACAGCCCAGCTGGTGACCCtggcgctccgcagcgggaaccTGCTCCTGGTGCTGCAGTTTGCGATG AATGCAAGTTCCAGCCGGGTTTTCCTGCAGGAAGTCCAGCTTAATATGACTCTGCCCGATGCCAGAG AGCCCACCTTCTGGGCCACCAACAACTCGCTGAGGGCGCTGCAGGCCGCCGCCGGGAACTCCTACAAGTGCAACGCCGAGGAGCGCGTGCAGGTCACCGAGGCGTTCTTCCTCAACATATTCAGAGTGTGGGTCCAGGCGTTCCACGTGGACGGGGACAGGTTTGGGCCTG TGGAGGAGTGCCAGCGGGACGCACGCAGCATGCTGGTCCCTGTGGCCGTGGGCGGTGCCCTGGCAGCGCTGGTCCTCGTCGTCCTCATCGCCTACCTCATCGGCCGGAAGAGGAGCCACGCCGG
- the LAMP1 gene encoding lysosome-associated membrane glycoprotein 1 isoform X2: MAAPGGSRRWPLLLLLFGLVHGASAVFVVKDGNGTACIMADFSAAFLISYDTQNGSKNVTFELPASAEVLNSSSCGKGNASDSSLVIAFGRGHTLTLNFTRNATRYSVQLMRFVYNLSDTGIFPDSSSKETKTVESVTDIKADINKKYRCVSGKQISLHNVTLTLRDATIQAYLSNGNFSREETHCEQDGPSPPTPTAPPRPSPTPAPESPSVSKYNVSGTNGTCLLASMGLQLNITYRTRGNTTVTREFNIDPNKTTFGGSCTAQLVTLALRSGNLLLVLQFAMNASSSRVFLQEVQLNMTLPDAREPTFWATNNSLRALQAAAGNSYKCNAEERVQVTEAFFLNIFRVWVQAFHVDGDRFGPVEECQRDARSMLVPVAVGGALAALVLVVLIAYLIGRKRSHAGYQTI, from the exons GCCTCGTGCATGGTGCGTCAGCTGTGTTTGTGGTGAAAGATGGCAACGGGACAGCTTGTATCATGGCCGACTTCTCTGCTGCCTTCCTGATCAGCTATGACACCCAGAACGGTTCTAAG AACGTGACCTTTGAGCTGCCGGCCAGTGCAGAAGTATTAAATAGCAGCTCTTGTGGCAAAGGAAATGCTTCTGACTCCAGTCTCGTGATCGCTTTTGGAAGAGGCCATACGCTGACCCTCAATTTCACAAGAAATGCAACACGTTACAGTGTCCAGCTGATGCGTTTTGTTTATAACTTGTCAGATACAGGGATTTTCCCCGATTCGAGCTCCAAGG AAACCAAGACTGTGGAATCCGTAACCGACATCAAGGCAGACATAAATAAAAAGTACAGGTGTGTGAGCGGCAAGCAGATCAGCCTACACAACGTGACCCTCACGCTCCGTGACGCCACCATTCAGGCCTACCTCTCCAACGGCAACTTCAGCAGGGAGG AGACGCACTGCGAGCAAGACGGGCCCTCGCCGCCCACCCCGACGGCGCCACCCCGGCCCTCGCCCACTCCGGCGCCCGAGAGCCCCTCGGTGTCCAAGTACAACGTGAGTGGCACCAACGGGACCTGCCTGCTGGCCAGCATGGGACTGCAGCTGAACATCACCTACAGGACAAGGGGCAACACG ACGGTGACCAGAGAGTTCAACATCGACCCCAACAAGACCACCTTCGGGGGGAGCTGCACAGCCCAGCTGGTGACCCtggcgctccgcagcgggaaccTGCTCCTGGTGCTGCAGTTTGCGATG AATGCAAGTTCCAGCCGGGTTTTCCTGCAGGAAGTCCAGCTTAATATGACTCTGCCCGATGCCAGAG AGCCCACCTTCTGGGCCACCAACAACTCGCTGAGGGCGCTGCAGGCCGCCGCCGGGAACTCCTACAAGTGCAACGCCGAGGAGCGCGTGCAGGTCACCGAGGCGTTCTTCCTCAACATATTCAGAGTGTGGGTCCAGGCGTTCCACGTGGACGGGGACAGGTTTGGGCCTG TGGAGGAGTGCCAGCGGGACGCACGCAGCATGCTGGTCCCTGTGGCCGTGGGCGGTGCCCTGGCAGCGCTGGTCCTCGTCGTCCTCATCGCCTACCTCATCGGCCGGAAGAGGAGCCACGCCGG